Proteins found in one Sporosarcina sp. FSL K6-3457 genomic segment:
- a CDS encoding CTP synthase, whose translation MTKYIFVTGGVVSSLGKGINAASLGRLLKSRGLQVTMQKFDPYINLDPRMMSPLQHGEVFVTEDGAETDLDLGHYERFIDIKLNKYSNVTMGKVYSSVLKKERRGEYNGATVQVIPHITNEIKSLIKRAGKETNADVVITEIGGSVGDIESLPYLEALRQMKTDLGKNDVMYIHNTLIPYLHAAGEMKTKPTQHSVKELRSLGIQPNMIVVRSEYPVPQEMKDKIALFCNIKSEEVIEALDAETLYEVPLRLHEQNMDRIVVDFLGLETKEPDLTEIVALVNKVKSLSKTVRIGIVGKYVELQDAYFSAVEALRHAGYDFDADIEFKWVNSEEVTAQNASEYLGDVEGILVPGGFGERGIAGKIEAITYARTNQVPFFGISLGMQLAAVEYARNIMGLEDAHSAEFDKDTKYRIVECPAESVEDYFRLGIYPCKLKEGTKARAAYGEELIYERHRNRYEFNNEYREQFEAAGMTLSGISPNDELVEIIELEDHPFFIGVAFHPEFASRPTRPQPLIRDFVKAALAGK comes from the coding sequence ATGACAAAATATATTTTTGTAACCGGTGGTGTCGTATCATCACTCGGTAAAGGCATTAACGCAGCATCACTTGGACGGTTATTGAAAAGCCGAGGCCTTCAGGTGACGATGCAAAAGTTCGATCCATACATTAACCTAGACCCAAGAATGATGAGTCCTCTGCAGCATGGTGAAGTATTCGTCACAGAAGATGGTGCAGAAACAGATCTTGACCTCGGCCATTACGAGCGTTTTATCGACATTAAATTGAACAAGTATTCGAATGTTACAATGGGGAAAGTCTATTCCTCTGTATTGAAAAAAGAACGCCGTGGCGAATATAATGGGGCGACAGTTCAAGTTATCCCTCATATTACCAATGAAATCAAAAGCCTCATCAAACGCGCTGGAAAAGAAACGAACGCAGACGTTGTTATTACTGAAATTGGCGGCAGTGTTGGCGATATCGAATCACTTCCATACCTTGAAGCACTTCGTCAGATGAAAACAGATCTTGGGAAAAATGATGTCATGTATATCCATAACACCCTCATTCCTTATTTACATGCAGCTGGTGAAATGAAGACAAAACCGACACAGCATAGCGTAAAGGAACTTCGAAGCCTTGGGATTCAGCCGAATATGATTGTCGTTCGGAGTGAATATCCAGTGCCACAAGAAATGAAAGACAAAATTGCATTGTTCTGCAATATTAAATCAGAAGAAGTCATCGAAGCACTTGATGCAGAAACATTGTATGAAGTGCCATTAAGATTGCATGAACAAAACATGGATCGAATCGTCGTAGATTTCCTTGGACTTGAGACGAAAGAGCCTGATTTGACAGAAATCGTAGCACTCGTCAATAAGGTGAAATCCTTGTCAAAAACAGTTCGTATTGGAATTGTTGGCAAGTATGTTGAATTGCAGGATGCTTATTTCTCAGCAGTGGAAGCGTTGCGTCATGCAGGGTATGACTTTGATGCGGATATTGAATTTAAGTGGGTTAATTCCGAAGAAGTGACAGCACAAAATGCATCTGAATACCTTGGAGATGTAGAGGGAATCCTTGTACCTGGTGGCTTCGGCGAACGTGGAATTGCTGGTAAAATTGAAGCAATCACATATGCGCGGACAAACCAAGTACCGTTTTTCGGAATTAGTCTTGGAATGCAATTGGCAGCAGTTGAATACGCACGTAATATCATGGGACTGGAAGATGCTCATTCAGCTGAATTCGATAAAGATACAAAATATCGAATTGTCGAATGTCCTGCTGAAAGTGTAGAAGACTATTTCAGATTGGGTATCTATCCATGTAAATTAAAAGAAGGAACAAAAGCGCGTGCAGCTTACGGTGAAGAGTTGATTTACGAACGCCACCGTAATCGCTATGAATTTAATAATGAATACCGTGAGCAATTTGAAGCGGCGGGTATGACACTTTCTGGTATAAGCCCGAACGATGAGCTTGTTGAAATCATCGAATTGGAAGACCACCCATTTTTCATCGGTGTGGCATTCCATCCAGAATTTGCATCACGCCCAACACGTCCACAACCACTAATCCGCGACTTCGTTAAAGCGGCACTTGCCGGAAAGTGA